A genomic segment from Pseudomonas mendocina encodes:
- a CDS encoding N-acetylglutaminylglutamine amidotransferase, which produces MCGIAGELRFDRRPADLAAVERITHHLAPRGPDAHGFHSQGPIALGHRRLKIMDLAEASGQPMIDSDLGLSMVFNGAIYNYPELRAELETLGYRFFSGGDTEVLLKGYHAWGEKLLPKLNGMFAFAVWERDQQSLFIARDRLGVKPLYLSRTGERLRFASSLPALLQGGDIAKTLDAVALNHYLNFHAVVPAPRTILAGVEKLPPATWMRIDAEGKFEQKTWWTLQFGPQGDETNYGLEEWRNQTLETMREAVAIRQRAAVDVGVLLSGGVDSSMLVGLLREAGVENLLTFSIGFQDAGGERGDEFQYSDLIAQRFATSHHQLRIGEHEILEQLPQAFRAMSEPMVSHDCIAFYLLSREVAKHCKVVQSGQGADELFAGYHWYPQVDGAKDAFAAYRAAFFDREHDEYAACVQPAWLTGDMAGEFVREHFAMPGADAAVDKALRLDSTVMLVDDPVKRVDNMTMAWGLEARTPFLDYRVAELSARIPAQFKLPEGGKYVLKEAARKVIPSEVIDRPKGYFPVPGLKHLEGATLGWVRDLLLDPSQDRGLFNPKMLDQLLTNPQSQLTPLRGSKLWQLAALNLWLSEQGL; this is translated from the coding sequence ATGTGCGGAATAGCTGGAGAACTACGTTTTGATCGACGCCCCGCGGACCTGGCGGCAGTCGAGCGCATCACTCACCACCTCGCCCCTCGCGGCCCCGACGCCCACGGCTTTCATAGCCAGGGCCCCATCGCCCTGGGCCATCGCCGCCTGAAGATCATGGATCTGGCCGAAGCCTCAGGCCAACCGATGATCGACAGCGATCTCGGTCTGTCGATGGTGTTCAACGGCGCCATCTACAACTACCCCGAGCTACGCGCCGAGCTGGAAACGCTGGGTTATCGCTTCTTCTCCGGCGGTGACACCGAAGTGCTGCTCAAGGGCTATCACGCCTGGGGTGAAAAGCTTCTGCCCAAACTCAACGGCATGTTCGCCTTCGCCGTCTGGGAGCGCGACCAGCAGAGCCTGTTCATCGCCCGCGACCGTCTCGGCGTCAAACCACTGTACCTGTCGCGCACCGGTGAGCGCCTGCGTTTTGCCTCGTCGCTGCCGGCCCTGCTGCAAGGTGGCGATATCGCCAAGACGCTGGATGCCGTCGCGCTGAACCACTACTTGAATTTCCATGCCGTGGTGCCGGCGCCGCGCACCATCCTGGCAGGCGTGGAAAAACTGCCGCCGGCCACTTGGATGCGTATCGATGCCGAGGGCAAGTTCGAGCAGAAGACCTGGTGGACGCTACAGTTCGGCCCGCAAGGCGACGAGACCAATTACGGCCTTGAAGAATGGCGCAATCAGACGCTGGAAACCATGCGCGAGGCCGTAGCCATTCGCCAACGCGCTGCCGTCGACGTCGGCGTGCTGCTCTCCGGTGGAGTCGACTCGAGCATGCTGGTCGGCCTGCTGCGCGAGGCCGGCGTGGAAAACCTGCTGACCTTCTCCATCGGATTTCAGGATGCCGGCGGCGAACGTGGTGATGAGTTCCAGTATTCGGACCTGATCGCCCAGCGCTTCGCCACCAGCCACCATCAGCTGCGCATCGGCGAGCACGAGATTCTCGAGCAGTTGCCGCAGGCTTTCCGCGCCATGAGCGAGCCGATGGTCAGCCACGACTGCATCGCCTTCTACCTGCTTTCGCGCGAAGTGGCCAAGCACTGCAAGGTGGTCCAGAGCGGCCAGGGCGCCGACGAGCTGTTCGCCGGCTATCACTGGTACCCGCAGGTCGACGGCGCCAAGGATGCCTTCGCCGCTTATCGCGCGGCCTTCTTCGACCGCGAGCACGATGAGTACGCAGCCTGCGTGCAACCTGCCTGGCTGACCGGTGACATGGCCGGCGAGTTCGTTCGCGAGCATTTCGCCATGCCGGGTGCAGACGCCGCGGTAGACAAGGCACTGCGCCTGGACAGCACCGTCATGCTGGTCGACGACCCGGTCAAACGGGTGGACAACATGACCATGGCCTGGGGCCTGGAAGCACGTACGCCGTTTCTCGACTACCGCGTGGCCGAGCTGTCGGCGCGCATTCCGGCTCAGTTCAAGCTGCCGGAAGGCGGCAAATACGTGCTCAAGGAAGCGGCGCGCAAGGTCATTCCAAGCGAAGTGATCGACCGGCCCAAAGGCTACTTCCCGGTTCCCGGCCTCAAGCATCTGGAAGGCGCCACCCTCGGCTGGGTGCGCGACCTGCTGCTCGACCCGAGCCAGGATCGCGGCCTGTTCAACCCGAAGATGCTCGACCAGTTGCTGACCAACCCGCAGAGCCAGCTCACGCCGCTGCGCGGCTCCAAGCTGTGGCAGCTTGCGGCGCTCAACCTGTGGCTGAGCGAACAGGGTCTGTAA
- a CDS encoding carbon-nitrogen hydrolase family protein: MRLLITLLLSLALLAGLGSYTHWVGQRPSGHYLSDLRSQVALDIGQPGSRGNLLGIQPELFTADYQSLARLRLKLAAYLDHARDQGLLNERTVVVLPEHIGTWLLAVGEKQELYRANERRQAMHWLAATNPLDFLGALFNAGSDARLDDALLRTKAKAMASDYQELFGGLARDYRITLLAGSIVLPEPRVTSGRLEVGRGPLYNTSLAFDRAGNPLGQPQRQPFDAGALTTEATDALQILNTPAGRLGVLLGGDVTQLSQAHTPNGESIELLAMPSDLSAQVDDARLEERLQADGIRTALKVHLRGRLWELSGQPQALAFHAGSSERSSSERGAQLINLWL, from the coding sequence ATGCGCCTACTGATCACCCTACTGCTCTCACTCGCCCTGCTTGCCGGCCTCGGCAGCTATACCCACTGGGTCGGGCAGCGCCCCAGCGGCCACTACCTGTCCGATCTGCGCAGCCAGGTCGCGCTCGATATCGGCCAGCCTGGCTCGCGCGGCAACCTGTTGGGTATCCAGCCGGAACTGTTCACCGCCGACTATCAAAGCCTCGCTCGCCTGCGCCTGAAGCTGGCAGCCTATCTCGATCACGCCCGTGACCAGGGCCTGCTCAACGAGCGCACCGTCGTCGTGCTGCCCGAGCATATCGGCACCTGGCTGCTGGCTGTCGGCGAGAAGCAGGAGCTCTACCGCGCCAACGAACGCCGCCAGGCCATGCACTGGCTGGCGGCGACCAATCCGCTGGATTTTCTCGGTGCGCTGTTCAATGCCGGAAGCGATGCGCGCCTGGACGACGCCTTGCTGCGCACCAAGGCGAAGGCGATGGCCAGTGACTATCAGGAACTGTTCGGCGGCCTGGCCCGCGACTACCGGATCACCCTGCTTGCCGGCTCCATCGTCCTGCCCGAGCCCCGTGTGACGTCGGGGCGCCTAGAAGTCGGGCGCGGGCCGCTGTACAACACCAGCCTGGCGTTCGACCGCGCAGGCAATCCGCTGGGCCAGCCACAGCGCCAGCCCTTCGATGCCGGCGCACTCACCACCGAGGCGACAGATGCGCTGCAGATACTCAATACACCCGCCGGGCGCCTCGGCGTGCTGCTCGGCGGCGATGTCACCCAGCTTTCGCAGGCACATACCCCGAACGGTGAAAGCATCGAGTTGCTGGCCATGCCCAGCGACCTGAGCGCCCAGGTGGACGACGCCAGGCTCGAAGAACGGTTGCAGGCTGACGGCATCCGTACCGCACTTAAAGTCCACCTGCGCGGCAGACTGTGGGAGCTCAGCGGCCAACCCCAGGCACTGGCCTTCCATGCCGGCAGCAGCGAGCGAAGCAGCAGCGAACGCGGCGCACAACTGATCAACCTATGGTTATGA
- a CDS encoding osmoprotectant NAGGN system M42 family peptidase — MQQLPEPDLDYMQKVLLEMLAIPSPTGFTDTIVRYVAERLEELEIPFELTRRGTIRATLRGRQSEYERFDRAVSAHLDTIGAIVREIKDNGRLGLAPVGCWSSRFAEGSRVSLFTDNGVIRGSVLPLMASGHAFNTAVDTLPISWDHVELRLDAYCATRADCDSLGISVGDFVAFDPLPEFSESGHISARHLDDKAGVAALLTSLKAIRDHGLQPMIDCHPLFTITEEVGSGAAAALPWDVSEFVGIDIAPVALGQQSSEHAVSVAMQDSGGPYDYHLSRQLLRLAAEQDVPVRRDLFRYYHSDAQSAVTAGHDIRTALLAFGCDATHGYERTHIDSLKALSRLLTAYMMSPPVFASDAQPAQGSLERFSHQLEHDAQMESDTRVPPVDSLVGQHDRDA, encoded by the coding sequence ATGCAACAACTACCCGAACCCGATCTCGACTACATGCAGAAAGTGCTGCTGGAGATGCTCGCCATCCCCAGCCCTACCGGCTTCACCGACACCATCGTGCGCTATGTCGCCGAACGTCTCGAAGAGCTGGAAATCCCCTTCGAGCTGACCCGCCGCGGCACCATCCGCGCCACGCTGCGTGGGCGCCAGAGCGAATACGAGCGCTTCGATCGCGCGGTTTCCGCGCATCTCGACACCATTGGCGCCATCGTTCGCGAAATCAAGGACAACGGCCGCCTGGGTTTGGCACCGGTGGGCTGCTGGTCGAGCCGCTTCGCCGAGGGCAGTCGCGTCAGCCTGTTCACCGACAACGGCGTGATCCGTGGCAGCGTACTGCCGCTGATGGCATCCGGGCATGCCTTCAACACCGCCGTCGACACCCTGCCGATCAGTTGGGATCACGTCGAGCTACGCCTGGATGCCTACTGCGCGACCCGTGCCGATTGCGACTCGCTGGGCATCTCGGTCGGCGACTTCGTCGCCTTCGACCCGCTGCCGGAGTTCTCCGAAAGCGGCCATATCAGTGCCCGCCATCTGGACGACAAGGCTGGCGTCGCCGCTCTACTGACCTCGCTCAAGGCGATTCGCGACCACGGCCTGCAACCGATGATCGACTGCCATCCGCTGTTCACCATCACCGAGGAAGTCGGCTCCGGTGCAGCCGCCGCCCTGCCCTGGGATGTCAGCGAGTTCGTCGGCATCGACATCGCTCCGGTCGCCCTGGGTCAACAGTCCAGCGAACATGCGGTCAGCGTGGCCATGCAGGACTCCGGTGGCCCCTACGACTACCACCTATCACGTCAGCTGCTGCGCCTGGCTGCCGAGCAGGACGTGCCGGTGCGCCGTGATCTGTTCCGTTACTACCACAGCGATGCACAGTCGGCCGTCACCGCCGGCCATGACATTCGCACCGCCCTGCTGGCCTTCGGCTGCGACGCCACGCATGGCTACGAGCGCACCCATATCGATAGCCTCAAGGCCCTCAGCCGCCTGCTCACCGCCTATATGATGAGCCCGCCGGTATTCGCCAGCGACGCCCAGCCGGCGCAGGGTTCGCTGGAGCGTTTCAGCCATCAGCTGGAACACGATGCGCAGATGGAAAGCGATACCCGCGTCCCGCCCGTGGACAGCCTGGTCGGGCAACACGATCGCGACGCTTGA
- a CDS encoding hybrid sensor histidine kinase/response regulator — translation MPRLYLALLLLWLACPAWALTPAPLDSDDLRLSLGPYTSYYEDADGTLGVAQVLALDDDAFHEVGGDHINLGKNASVWWFKIRLVNALKQELGGYLEINYPLLDHLQVHLFTPDGKHLQQESGDSFAFSQRPVQVRNFWFPMQLEPGVSTLLVRVETTSTVFVPLFFATYGASAAAQENLMGFNGAFYGVLFAMFCYNLFLYISLRESAYLWYLAYNLNVGLLAACFDGMLFKLLPEHVALQSVSIYILMYVHCLTAIQFSRHFLHAPQYFPRLDTYLRLMMLICVGCLLSVPLIGFAAWNILASVTVSLVSLILLLTGIYVWRRGVRYGSYYTLAWAILLFAFIQATTGSLGLEVLGVFGATVVKIGVTIELITLSIGLADRINLLKEEGFQSRRAAEQAAFESQAKSRFLAKMSHEIRTPLNGVLGMLQLLRETPMDRSQRFYVDTISSSGSSLMAVINDILDYARIESGKLSLEQIEFDLEDMISETLSLFTGQALDKRLRLYVSLENGVPRRIQGDPTRLKQVLMNLLSNALKFTAEGHVAVSVSRRSDSHGKPHLVFAVSDSGIGISEQALAQLFESFAQGDSSTTRRYGGSGLGLAISKELVEMMGGRIEVQSTLGQGTRFAFDIPLLNEQDAPDELNRLLAGRTALLASLDGLGLDAMSRLLGRWGMRTERCQTPERLQDYLEDFTAPPLLVLMAPWPGGVNHWLDSIRPKLQAQQRIMLICPPEACPQLPASQGLRLQHLAQPVAINALRQALTGLYEEPRAQVHQLVRDIRSDNSNAPCILVAEDNPVNQLVVQGFLKKRGYSVRLVTNGQAAVDEYGRDPAAVHLILMDCEMPVMDGFEATRQIRRLERSRQVAAVPIIALTAHILEEHRQHGLDAGMDDFLGKPLDSGLLYSTLERFLKRPGNRA, via the coding sequence ATGCCTCGCCTTTACCTGGCCTTGTTGCTGTTGTGGCTTGCCTGCCCAGCGTGGGCACTCACGCCTGCGCCGCTGGACAGCGACGACCTGCGCCTGTCTCTGGGCCCTTACACCAGTTATTACGAAGATGCCGATGGCACCCTTGGCGTAGCGCAGGTGCTGGCACTGGATGACGACGCCTTCCACGAAGTCGGTGGCGACCATATCAACCTGGGCAAGAACGCCTCGGTCTGGTGGTTCAAGATTCGCCTGGTCAATGCCCTGAAGCAGGAGCTGGGCGGCTACCTCGAAATCAACTATCCGCTGCTCGACCACCTGCAGGTTCACCTGTTCACCCCGGACGGCAAACATCTACAACAGGAAAGCGGCGATAGCTTCGCCTTCTCCCAGCGGCCGGTGCAGGTCCGTAATTTCTGGTTCCCCATGCAGCTCGAACCTGGCGTCAGCACACTGCTGGTTCGCGTGGAAACCACCAGCACGGTATTCGTGCCGCTGTTCTTCGCCACCTACGGTGCCAGCGCAGCAGCACAGGAAAATCTGATGGGCTTCAACGGCGCGTTCTACGGCGTGCTGTTCGCCATGTTCTGCTACAACCTGTTCCTCTATATTTCACTGCGCGAATCGGCCTATCTCTGGTACCTGGCCTACAACCTCAACGTTGGTCTGCTCGCTGCCTGCTTCGACGGCATGCTGTTCAAGTTGCTGCCCGAGCACGTGGCACTGCAGTCGGTCAGCATCTATATCCTGATGTACGTGCACTGCCTCACGGCCATCCAGTTCAGCCGCCACTTCCTTCACGCCCCGCAGTACTTCCCGCGCCTGGATACCTACCTGCGCCTCATGATGCTGATCTGCGTCGGCTGCCTGCTGTCGGTGCCGCTGATCGGCTTCGCAGCCTGGAACATCCTCGCCAGCGTGACGGTTTCCCTGGTCTCGCTGATCCTTCTGCTGACCGGCATCTACGTCTGGCGTCGCGGCGTGCGCTACGGCTCCTATTACACCCTGGCCTGGGCCATTCTGCTGTTCGCCTTCATCCAGGCCACCACCGGTTCGCTGGGGTTGGAAGTGCTCGGCGTGTTCGGCGCAACGGTGGTGAAGATCGGCGTGACCATCGAGCTGATCACCTTGTCCATCGGCCTGGCCGACCGCATCAACCTGCTCAAGGAGGAAGGCTTCCAGTCACGCCGCGCAGCCGAGCAGGCAGCCTTCGAGAGCCAGGCCAAGAGCCGCTTCCTGGCCAAGATGAGTCACGAGATCCGCACCCCGCTCAACGGAGTGCTGGGCATGCTGCAGCTGTTGCGCGAAACACCGATGGACCGCAGCCAGCGCTTTTATGTCGACACCATTTCCAGCTCTGGCAGCTCGTTGATGGCGGTGATCAACGACATTCTCGATTACGCCCGCATCGAGTCAGGCAAGCTCAGCCTGGAACAGATTGAGTTCGACCTGGAAGACATGATTTCCGAGACGCTCAGCCTGTTCACCGGCCAGGCGCTGGACAAGCGTCTGCGCCTCTACGTCAGCCTGGAAAATGGCGTACCTCGGCGCATTCAGGGTGACCCGACGCGACTCAAACAAGTCCTGATGAACCTGCTCAGCAACGCCCTGAAGTTCACCGCGGAAGGCCATGTCGCCGTCAGCGTCAGTCGCCGCAGCGACAGCCATGGCAAACCACACCTGGTATTTGCCGTCAGCGACAGTGGCATCGGCATCAGCGAGCAGGCGCTGGCGCAGCTGTTCGAATCCTTCGCCCAGGGCGACTCCAGCACCACGCGCCGCTATGGCGGCAGCGGGCTCGGGCTGGCTATCAGCAAGGAACTGGTGGAGATGATGGGCGGCCGAATCGAGGTGCAGAGCACGCTTGGCCAGGGCACTCGCTTCGCCTTCGACATCCCCTTGCTGAACGAGCAGGACGCGCCTGACGAGCTAAACCGCCTGCTGGCGGGCCGCACCGCCCTGCTCGCCTCGCTCGATGGCCTGGGCCTGGACGCCATGAGCCGCCTGCTCGGCCGCTGGGGCATGCGCACCGAGCGCTGCCAGACACCGGAACGGCTGCAGGACTACCTGGAGGATTTCACCGCGCCGCCGCTACTGGTGCTGATGGCGCCCTGGCCGGGTGGCGTCAACCACTGGCTCGACTCGATCAGGCCAAAACTGCAGGCGCAGCAACGCATAATGCTGATCTGCCCACCCGAGGCCTGTCCGCAGTTACCGGCAAGCCAGGGCCTGCGTCTGCAGCACCTGGCCCAACCGGTGGCAATCAATGCGCTGCGCCAGGCACTCACCGGGCTGTATGAAGAACCCAGAGCACAGGTACATCAGTTGGTCAGAGACATACGTAGCGACAACAGTAACGCCCCCTGCATCCTGGTGGCGGAGGACAACCCGGTAAACCAGCTGGTGGTTCAAGGCTTCCTGAAGAAACGCGGCTACAGCGTGCGCCTGGTCACCAACGGTCAGGCCGCAGTCGATGAGTACGGCCGTGACCCGGCTGCCGTGCACTTGATCCTGATGGACTGCGAGATGCCGGTCATGGATGGCTTCGAAGCCACCCGCCAGATACGGCGCCTGGAGCGCAGCCGGCAGGTCGCTGCAGTACCGATCATCGCCCTGACTGCACACATCCTCGAAGAGCACCGCCAGCACGGGCTGGATGCCGGCATGGACGATTTCCTCGGTAAGCCGCTGGATAGCGGGCTGCTCTACAGCACGCTGGAGCGATTTCTGAAACGCCCCGGCAATCGCGCCTGA
- a CDS encoding MarR family winged helix-turn-helix transcriptional regulator: MSAKKVPAEIDLSSVMAFEMPLFQALRRLQQAGEVHAKRLARFGGLTPMQLMILQVLASETRMTASVLSSRVSLTAATLSGLLDRLEERGLLQRQRDDQDRRRQWLLISDAGRELIQQAPSLMPPEFNQRFAVLADWERHSLTAALLRAAELCGEMD, encoded by the coding sequence ATGAGTGCTAAAAAAGTTCCTGCTGAAATAGATTTGTCATCTGTCATGGCTTTTGAAATGCCACTGTTCCAGGCGCTGCGGCGCCTGCAGCAGGCAGGGGAAGTGCATGCCAAGCGGTTGGCCCGTTTTGGTGGACTGACACCCATGCAGTTGATGATCCTGCAGGTACTGGCCAGCGAGACGCGCATGACTGCCAGCGTGCTCAGCAGTCGCGTGAGCCTGACCGCAGCAACGCTTTCCGGCTTGCTCGACCGCCTCGAGGAGCGCGGTCTGCTGCAGCGTCAGCGCGATGATCAGGATCGCCGACGGCAATGGCTGCTGATCAGTGATGCCGGCCGTGAGTTGATCCAGCAGGCGCCGTCGCTGATGCCGCCGGAGTTCAACCAGCGTTTTGCCGTGCTGGCCGACTGGGAGCGCCACAGTCTGACCGCAGCCTTGCTGAGGGCCGCCGAGCTGTGCGGCGAGATGGACTGA
- the ngg gene encoding N-acetylglutaminylglutamine synthetase yields MRSTAFNQRLLRGQTPSYERLQARLAEDHASQPSQPQAIHCGWGRLLIGHTYPDPTVLAEALLNEQPGERDIALYVAAPHQVLAHAPQQLFLDPSDTLRLWFTDYRPARRSFRGFRIRRAQNDADWQAINCLYQTRGMLPIDPAKLTPYNEGGPTYWLAEDEDSGAVIGSVMGLNHQRAFRDPENGSSLWCLAVDPQCSRPGVGEVLVRHLIEHGMSRGLGYLDLSVLHDNKQAKKLYAKLGFRELQTFSLKRKNGINQPLFLGPGPQAELNPYARIIVDEALRRGIEVQVDDAEAGLFTLSHGGRRIRCRESLCDLTSAVSMTLCQDKRLTHRALSRAGLSVPAQRLSGSAEDNATFLAEHGSVVVKPVDGEQGQGVAVDLRTPGEVQEAIERARVFDQRVLLESYHEGFDLRILVIGYEVVAAAIRRPAEIIGDGRHSIGKLIDAQSRRRQAATGGESRIPKDAETLRTLHGAGLDYDSVLPAGERLAVRKTANLHTGGTLEDVTAVLHPALRDAAIKAARALEIPVVGLDLLVPAADQPDYVFIEANERAGLANHEPQPTAERFVDLLFPLSQATS; encoded by the coding sequence ATGCGCTCCACTGCCTTCAACCAACGCCTGCTGCGCGGCCAGACGCCCTCCTACGAGCGCCTGCAAGCGCGCCTGGCTGAAGATCACGCCAGCCAGCCGAGTCAGCCGCAGGCCATCCATTGCGGTTGGGGCCGCCTGCTGATCGGCCACACCTACCCGGACCCCACCGTGCTGGCCGAAGCGCTGCTCAACGAGCAACCCGGCGAGCGCGATATCGCTCTGTACGTCGCTGCGCCGCACCAGGTACTGGCCCACGCCCCGCAGCAGCTATTTCTCGACCCCTCCGACACGCTGCGCCTGTGGTTCACCGACTACCGCCCGGCGCGTCGCAGTTTCCGGGGCTTTCGCATTCGCCGGGCGCAGAACGATGCCGACTGGCAGGCGATCAACTGCCTGTACCAGACCCGCGGCATGCTGCCGATCGACCCGGCCAAGCTCACGCCCTACAACGAAGGCGGCCCGACCTACTGGCTGGCCGAGGACGAGGACAGCGGCGCGGTGATCGGCAGCGTCATGGGCCTCAACCACCAGCGCGCCTTCCGTGACCCGGAAAACGGCAGCAGCCTGTGGTGCCTGGCAGTCGACCCGCAATGCAGCCGCCCAGGCGTCGGCGAGGTGCTGGTGCGTCACCTGATCGAGCACGGCATGAGCCGTGGCCTGGGCTACCTCGACCTATCGGTGCTGCACGATAACAAGCAGGCCAAGAAACTCTACGCCAAGCTGGGTTTCCGCGAGCTGCAGACCTTCAGCCTCAAGCGCAAAAACGGCATCAACCAGCCGCTGTTCCTTGGCCCCGGCCCGCAAGCCGAACTCAACCCTTACGCGCGCATCATCGTCGACGAGGCGCTGCGTCGCGGCATCGAGGTGCAGGTGGACGACGCCGAAGCCGGTCTGTTCACCCTCAGCCATGGTGGCCGACGCATCCGTTGCCGGGAGTCGCTGTGCGACCTGACCAGCGCCGTGAGCATGACCCTGTGCCAGGACAAGCGCCTGACCCACCGTGCACTGTCGCGTGCCGGCCTCAGCGTGCCAGCCCAGCGCCTGTCCGGCAGCGCCGAGGACAACGCCACGTTCCTCGCCGAGCACGGCTCGGTGGTGGTCAAGCCGGTGGATGGCGAACAGGGCCAGGGCGTAGCGGTCGATCTGCGCACGCCGGGTGAAGTGCAGGAAGCCATCGAACGCGCCCGTGTGTTCGACCAGCGCGTGCTGCTGGAGAGCTATCACGAGGGTTTTGATCTGCGCATCCTGGTGATCGGCTACGAAGTGGTGGCAGCGGCTATTCGCCGCCCGGCCGAGATCATCGGCGACGGCCGTCACAGCATCGGCAAACTGATCGACGCCCAGAGCCGCCGTCGCCAGGCCGCCACCGGCGGCGAAAGTCGCATCCCCAAGGACGCCGAAACCCTGCGCACCCTGCACGGTGCCGGCCTCGACTACGACAGCGTGTTGCCGGCCGGCGAGCGCCTGGCGGTACGCAAGACCGCCAACCTGCACACCGGCGGCACCCTGGAGGACGTCACTGCAGTCCTGCATCCGGCGCTGCGCGACGCGGCGATCAAGGCTGCCCGCGCCCTGGAAATCCCGGTGGTCGGCCTCGACCTGCTGGTACCTGCGGCCGACCAGCCTGATTACGTGTTCATCGAGGCCAACGAACGGGCCGGCCTTGCCAACCACGAACCGCAGCCGACTGCCGAGCGCTTCGTCGACCTGCTGTTTCCACTCAGCCAGGCAACGAGCTGA
- a CDS encoding YheU family protein produces MLIPAHLLQADTLTALIEDFVTRDGTDNGDETPLETRVQRVRRALDKGDAVIVFDPDSQQCQLAMKRDVPREWLDALNDALND; encoded by the coding sequence GTGCTGATCCCCGCTCACCTGCTGCAAGCCGATACCCTCACCGCCCTGATCGAAGATTTCGTCACCCGCGACGGCACCGATAACGGTGACGAAACACCGCTGGAAACCCGCGTACAACGAGTACGGCGAGCCCTGGACAAAGGCGATGCAGTGATCGTGTTCGACCCTGACAGCCAGCAGTGCCAGCTGGCGATGAAGCGTGACGTACCCAGAGAATGGCTGGATGCGTTGAACGATGCCCTCAATGATTGA
- a CDS encoding AraC family transcriptional regulator — protein sequence MKTSRVRLGDLSVGFTHALADALREQGQRPEPLLDQFGLDAARLSEPRARLSIPRFMRLGHSAIVLCGNPALGLDMGRHSRLSQVGLAGVCAAQAPDLREAARTLTRFEPLYAANYRGRSGFSEDARGAWLHFYSISPYNAYNRFVVDSVLAGWQINLGQVVGRPVTLEKVEIEFPAPEYDERYEALFGCPVEFNAGANRLRLGNEALAQRNPQHCPGTWRHLVELCERELDQLTRTRSLRERVIQLLGPLLHGHEPDLDEVARSLHLPSWTLRRKLAEEGTQFRTILNDTRRDLATAYIRDTELAFGEIAYLLGFASAEAFQRAFKRWLGQTPGDYRRAQRRAAGEAQSSVASSTSITS from the coding sequence ATGAAAACATCACGCGTTCGCCTCGGCGACCTCTCGGTCGGCTTCACCCATGCACTGGCCGACGCGCTACGCGAACAGGGCCAGCGGCCGGAGCCACTGCTCGACCAGTTCGGCCTGGATGCCGCCCGCCTGAGCGAACCGCGCGCACGCCTGTCGATCCCGCGCTTCATGCGCCTTGGCCATAGCGCCATCGTCTTGTGCGGCAACCCGGCGCTGGGCCTGGACATGGGCCGCCACAGCCGCCTGAGCCAGGTTGGCCTGGCCGGCGTCTGCGCTGCGCAGGCGCCTGATCTGCGCGAGGCAGCGCGCACGCTGACGCGATTCGAGCCGCTGTACGCCGCCAACTATCGAGGCCGCTCGGGATTTAGCGAAGATGCCCGCGGCGCCTGGCTGCATTTCTATTCCATCAGTCCATACAACGCCTACAACCGCTTCGTGGTGGATTCGGTACTGGCCGGCTGGCAGATCAATCTGGGCCAGGTGGTCGGTCGCCCGGTCACCCTTGAAAAGGTCGAAATCGAATTTCCTGCGCCGGAGTATGACGAGCGCTACGAGGCGCTGTTCGGCTGCCCGGTGGAGTTCAACGCCGGTGCCAACCGGCTGCGCCTTGGCAATGAAGCCCTGGCGCAACGCAATCCGCAGCACTGCCCGGGCACCTGGCGGCATCTCGTGGAGTTATGTGAACGCGAACTGGATCAGCTGACCCGCACGCGCAGCCTGCGCGAACGCGTGATCCAGCTGCTGGGGCCATTGCTGCACGGGCACGAACCAGACCTGGATGAAGTCGCACGCAGCCTGCACCTGCCGAGTTGGACACTGCGGCGCAAGCTGGCCGAGGAAGGCACGCAGTTTCGCACCATCCTCAACGACACCCGTCGCGACCTGGCCACGGCCTATATCCGCGACACCGAACTGGCCTTCGGCGAGATCGCCTACCTGCTCGGCTTCGCCTCGGCCGAGGCGTTCCAGCGTGCATTCAAACGCTGGCTTGGACAAACACCCGGCGACTACCGCCGCGCACAGCGTCGCGCCGCTGGCGAAGCTCAGAGCTCGGTGGCGTCGTCGACGTCGATCACGTCCTGA